One window of the Thunnus albacares chromosome 3, fThuAlb1.1, whole genome shotgun sequence genome contains the following:
- the LOC122978918 gene encoding long-chain fatty acid transport protein 1-like, with translation MCVMSGVVLCLGVFGAVRWLPLTWLCSLLAGLGLFMAWRGSWKFIHVALRTIRRDLMCLVVILRVRFSMCRNMRNRSTIPALFAQMVTQHPDKPALIYEATGEVWSFRELQEQCHRVAHWALAQGWAEGDVVALYLESRLSVVALWLGLAMVGVEAALINHNLRLHSLQHCVSASGARAMVFGTELTEAVSEVSGSLEPDMVLFSSGEQNNEEKHCSLQAQSLDTLLACSPKHPPNYTLRKKFNDKLFYIYTSGTTGMPKAAVVVHSRYYRIAAFGYHSFGLRHNDVIYTCLPLYHSAGTVMGVGQCLLFGLTVVVRRKFSASRFWDDCVKHNCTVIQYIGEVCRYLLAQPKHPSEAHHQVRVAIGNGLRPSVWEEFVRRFRIQRVGEFYGATECNCSLINIDGKVGACGFNSRILPSFYPIRLVRMQEENGELLRDSQGLCIPCLPGEPGMLVGRINHTDPLRRFDGYVDKDSTNQKIAHNIFKMGDSAYISGDVLVMDEYGYMYFRDRSGDTFRWRGENVSTTEVEGVLSRLLGHADVAVYGVSVPGVEGKAGMAAIAHAGGQFDLDAFLIAVQKALPSYARPVFLRLMPSVDTTGTFKIQKTRLQREGFKPQDSSEKIYFLNSRAGRYEAVTDELYSDVMEGRVCL, from the exons ATGTGCGTGATGAGCGGTGTCGTATTGTGCCTCGGTGTGTTTGGGGCTGTAAGGTGGCTCCCCCTCACCTGGCTCTGTAGCCTGTTGGCGGGACTCGGACTCTTCATGGCCTGGAGGGGTTCTTGGAAGTTCATCCATGTAGCTCTACGCACCATCAGAAGGGACCTAAT GTGTCTGGTTGTTATTCTGCGAGTGAGGTTCTCCATGTGCCGAAACATGCGTAACAGAAGCACCATCCCTGCTCTGTTTGCCCAGATGGTTACACAGCACCCGGACAAACCTGCCTTGATCTATGAGGCCACAGGAGAG gtCTGGAGTTTCAGGGAGCTGCAGGAGCAATGCCATCGTGTGGCACACTGGGCCCTGGCTCAAGGCTGGGCGGAGGGAGATGTAGTGGCTTTGTACTTGGAGAGCCGGCTCTCAGTGGTGGCTCTTTGGTTGGGTCTGGCTATGGTCGGTGTAGAGGCCGCACTCATCAACCACAACCTGCGGCTGCATTCACTGCAGCACTGTGTTAGTGCGTCTGGTGCCCGGGCAATGGTGTTTGGGACGGAGCTGACTGAAG CGGTGTCGGAGGTGAGCGGCTCTCTGGAGCCTGACATGGTTTTGTTCAGCAGTGGTGAGCAGAACAATGAGGAGAAGCACTGCAGCCTCCAAGCTCAGAGCCTGGACACCCTGCTGGCCTGCTCGCCCAAACATCCACCGAACTACACACTCAGAAAGAAATTCAATG ACAAACTTTTCTACATTTACACCTCGGGTACAACAGGAATGCCAAAGGCAGCGGTTGTGGTGCACAGTCG GTATTACCGCATTGCAGCTTTTGGTTATCACTCTTTTGGCTTGCGACATAATGACGTCATCTACACCTGCCTTCCCCTATATCACTCAGCAG GTACTGTCATGGGTGTAGGTCAGTGTTTGCTCTTTGGTTTGACTGTTGTCGTCAGGAGGAAGTTCTCAGCCAGTCGCTTCTGGGATGACTGCGTCAAACACAACTGCACC GTAATACAGTACATAGGAGAGGTCTGTCGTTACCTGTTGGCCCAGCCTAAACACCCATCTGAGGCACATCACCAGGTGCGTGTTGCCATTGGTAACGGCCTCCGTCCATCTGTGTGGGAAGAGTTTGTCCGGAGATTCAGAATCCAACGAGTTGGGGAATTTTATGGTGCCACAGAGTGCAACTGCAGCCTGATCAACATAGACGGAAAG GTGGGGGCATGTGGCTTCAACAGCCGCATCCTGCCAAGCTTTTACCCCATCAGACTGGTCAGGATGCAGGAGGAGAATGGAGAGCTGCTCAGGGACTCACAGGGACTCTGTATACCCTGTCTGCCTg gTGAACCAGGTATGTTAGTGGGGCGCATCAACCACACTGATCCACTCAGGAGATTTGACGGCTACGTTGATAAGGATTCCACCAATCAGAAAATAGCTCACAATATCTTCAAGATGGGAGACTCTGCTTATATCTCag gtgaCGTGCTGGTGATGGATGAATACGGCTACATGTATTTCAGGGACCGCAGCGGCGACACGTTTCGTTGGCGAGGGGAGAACGTTTCCACCACGGAGGTGGAAGGAGTCCTCAGCAGACTGCTGGGACATGCTGACGTAGCCGTCTACGGAGTGTCTGTACCAG gtgtgGAAGGGAAGGCCGGTATGGCAGCAATAGCTCACGCGGGAGGCCAGTTTGACCTCGATGCGTTCTTGATTGCCGTACAGAAAGCGCTGCCCTCCTACGCACGCCCCGTCTTCCTTCGGCTCATGCCATCTGTTGACACTACAG GCACCTTCAAAATTCAGAAGACACGGCTCCAGAGGGAAGGATTCAAGCCACAAGACTCCAGTGAAAAGATCTATTTTCTGAACAGTCGTGCTGGACGTTATGAGGCTGTTACTGATGAACTATATAGTGATGTCATGGAGGGGAGGGTGTGTCTATGA